Sequence from the Zeugodacus cucurbitae isolate PBARC_wt_2022May chromosome 5, idZeuCucr1.2, whole genome shotgun sequence genome:
tttgtaatttattggcATTTTATACACCTTCTTGCTGCTTATCTATGATATCtaacagtatttgtgtataaGTGTTGGTGTGTGCTTGAAAAGGTCTGCAACAACTCCAAATCGAAATGCCTAACAGCTGTTGCAgcaatacatatctatatacaaatgtatataccgTTACAATTTGATACTTTCCAACTTCACACATCGGATGTACCCGGCCACTTGCTTATTGTAACTGTTTTCTATGGCGTATTATTGTCTACCCGTTTTTAAGGTTAAATCCGCTCACACTTTTTAAGTAGATTTTGGCTTTTTGGAGGCAGCCAATGCTGTCAATAAATTTCAAACGCAAACGGCATGCTTGCACAAGGTCGCACAGCTAAACaattatacatacttatgtatatgtatatatgaaaacaGTTTCGGTTGCACAAGTATTTCCGCCTCAACTTACACTCTCGTTTTCCTTTTTTGTATGCCtttgtatgaaatatataactgtaataaagtacatatgtatataatttatgtgtgtgtgtgtgtgtgctgatttaaacacgcatacaaacacaaaacaaacaatATCGAAATTTTCCACTCGACAGCACCTTTGGCAAGTGACTTCCTTTTCCGCTGCGAACACACTGCCTAACTGTACTTATATGCACACATAACATTGtgtatatagatagatatatgtTTGCTTAGATATGTTTAATCTATGACTATGACAGTTAGATTCGGCTGCGGGTGGTGGCATTAGTGCGATTAACACTGTGCCAACTGAAAAAGGTGTAGACTTTCGGGTGTAAAATGTTctttgtattgaattttttaatgcaaatatttttttttttcgttttctcaaTACACTGTGTTATGCATATTAAAtggtaatatatttattttggatttgCCTACACACTTTTTTgcgtaaaatattatatattttgaccTTTAAGGTGATTTTTGTAATACTTCATTATTTTGGTGtatttgaaaatgatttatcacgctacaaattgaaatttttatgtttgcataagaaattcactttcaaaaaaaactttttttacacTTTCAGAGTACTTTGCAGCATTAGAGAGACATTTCTTTCACACTTGCATGATGTTGCATAGAGAAtataacagttttgttcacataacggttgtttggagCACCAAAATTTTTAGACTTTAATTTGTACTgaaattagaaacaaaattttaaaaattcttttaatataataattattatttatttaataacttacagttattttatatattatattttgtaaatgtgAAATGCGTACctgcatataataatataaataatatgcagGTATGAGCAAAATATTCAACTACGTAAAAGGcactaatttcaatgaaattgttcTATATATACACGCGCTATATTTATAGTGATATAGTACGTTATCCGTTGAGAAAATCTTCGAGCGCATCTTTGTTGGTGGAATCGTCCAAAACCACTTCTTCGAGTGCAACTGGCAGTGTTTGCTCTTCTTTTTGGATTtctgtgaaaataaaattttataatttttaacattatttgtttcaaataaagactttaaaatctacaaatatttaatactcactGGTTAGCACACCCTTCGATTTGAACTCGGCCAAATCGCCGCGGAATGCATCATCAAATACTGCTTGGCGTTCGCGTTGTATGCGTCGCAAGTTTTGTTCATGTTGGCGTATCTTCTCTTGATGCTTTGCAGCAACACGTTGACGATATGATTCTAGTTCAGCTGTAAGCAGCtgaatgttaaaaatttataacaacagaaaaagtgaaatatacaaacccattttaatttgtttaaattgtgaTAATTCACACTGTTTGTTTAGCATAAACTCTTGCAAATCACACTCCTCACATAAGTCCTCCAAACGCTCCAACTCCGTTTCCACCGTCGCGCTTAATTTATTCACATTTTGCAATGTTTCTAAGCTTTCATGCAATTTCTCCACCAGCGCTGGTATGCCCGACAGGCAAGTTGCTAAATCTGTCATATCCGTGTGTAGCACATTTGTAGCTTGTCCAATTCGTTCGATTTGTTTGGCAACTTGCGTCGCTTTTGTCGCATTATTCTCATTCGCGTCATGTAGTTGTTTCCAAGCATCTTCGTATTTCGCTAGTAAATTACAACCAGCTGCCATATTGACATCTCCTGGCAGTATCAAATCACTTCCCGGCAGTTGTCCAGCAAAAGAGCTGGAACTGCGGTTGCTGTGTATGCTTTCATCTAAAGTGGGTGTAGTGGCACTACTGCTGGCGGAGGAAGTTTGGCTTTGCCGATATTGCTGTTGTAAGTTTTCCGTAATAATATATCCCTCCTGAATGACGCTATTCAGTTTCTTGCGTAAGCTTCCGAACATTATGCGTGCGTTAATTTGGCACTGTAttcttttaattaacaaaatatttataataaaattaagtgaaatttattCGTAAACACAATCAGCTGATGGAGCGACGTCAACAAGTCACAGTGGACTTGCCAACTACCGAAAATAAACGTAGAACCAATTCGAATTTTGTATTAAGTTAAAACTTAAATaattcgaaatttaaattaaatttaattggaaatttactatttataaagtataaccaatatatatttaattattatttcagaCTTAATTAACcacataaaatgataaaaatatttgagatttgttttcatataaatatattattaaaatcatatttacacaattttactatgaataaatacatgtaattatgtacatacaaatgtacatacatgaaACTTAATAATTATTATCTAGAAAAAACAGTAATTTTATCTACAATGACATTCTTTCTTCAGTAGACACCAGGTAACTTGAACAACTGTTTGATTGATATTATAagtattaagaaattaaataaattgtataatgaGATCAGTTgtgatattgaaaaaatattgaagaaattcgataaaaattatttgagatacaaaaggtaattaaatattttctattatttgttGTTCAAGTATTGACGAGCCTACTGTAAGTATTACGCTGAAATTTGTTCATCAACTGACTCGAGCGTAGTTACTGTTGACTGATTTTGTATTAAGTTTAGTTCCACTTGTGCCTTATCTATTGTAGTTATAGGTGGTACCATTGTATAGAGAAGTAAAGAAACTATCAGCTGATAAAACGTAAACAATCCACAGCTGAGAGACGTTCATGGAGAACTGTCAAGTCATTGTATAGATATATCTATACAATGGGTGGTACCGATATTGCTTCAAGTGAAGAACTCACTGACAGATCAGTTAGTGATGACGGTGGTAAAATATGTGGATTGCCGACTGCTGACTCCTTTATCGGCACATTGACAACGTTGCTGCTCATTTCAACTTCCGATTTAATATTTTCCCGATCAGTATTCGCTATTGTCTTACTGTTTGTACCGGCAGTTTGGACGTCACTTGAATTTGATTCACAGATTCCATTAGAGATAGTTTCACTGACTTCCAGGGGTTGTGTTTCATTTATTAAAGCTTGCTGCGCTTGCACTTCACAAATTGGCATTTCCGTTGCATCAACTTTTATTGACGGTAATGAACACTCCGTAGGTGTTATTAATGAGTTGACCTCAACTGATAAGTTTGTATTCTTTTCAGGCACTCTAACTACCGAATCATCTGCAACTGTTGTTAGACTTTCGTTTGGCATTAAAATTGCATTCGTCTCAGCACATATAACTAAATCCGATGTCATATCTGTGTCTGGTAGTTTTTGTGCCGACTCATCAGCAACATTCAGAGTTAGACTTTCCTCTGATATTGAAATTGCATTTGTCTCAGACACACACAAACCTAAATCAGATTGTTTCTCACATGAGAATGTTATATCTGTGGGCTGACCTGCTGTCTTCACTACGTCTGGAAGTTTTTGCGCCGATTCATCAGTGGAATTCAGAGTTAGACATTCTCCTAATATTGCATTTGCGTTCGGCGCAGGCACACATAACACTAAATCCGATTGTTTCTCACAAGCAGACGTTGAATCTGTTAAAACTCGATCTGGTAGATTTTGCACCGACGCATCAGCCCCATTCAAAGTTATAATCTCCACCTCACTATCAGATGAACTGAGTAGTGTAACAGTTTCGGCCACAGCGTGACAAAGCGAGTTAGGttcatttgtattatttgtacTTTCGATATCTTTTTCACTAGTTGAACTCTCCGACTCACTGTCGTCATCTGTAGTAGTTTCGGATTCAGATGTTATACAAATACATTCGTCGTTTTCCGTTTGCTTTTCTGTCACAGCAAttatttcaagtattttatCACCATGTGAACTATCCGAATCTAATTCCAAAATGACTGCGTCAGAACTTGACCCGTCAGAGCTGTCATTAGGCAAATCCGCCTTGGGAAGttttcttttcactttcttCTTTCGTATACTTGCGTTACTCTTAGCTTCACTACCACTGGATGTGGCGGAGGAGAGGCTTATCTGCAACACTTCACTACCGTCGGAATCACTTTCATTCAAGTTTAATGATGATGCAGCGCTAGAAATGGACGCCTTTTCCTTTTGAGTTTCACTAACTTCGGCGTCACTTATACGCAGTTCCTCTTTCAAAGCTTCGATTTCGGAGGTTTCATGACCAGCCATTAACgtgttataatataatatttgttgtaattgatgTTGCCGGTAGTTATTGGCCATTAGCGCAGCATCAAACTCAATGGCAGCATTTATATCAGGTTCATAGTAGATCTCACCTGTACCAACTTCCATTGCATTATCATCTGGTTGCGCAATCTTACGCGTTTTGGGTTTGGAACTTTTTCGTAATTTACTTTTCTTTCTTCTGTAACTGCTACGGCTTGTAGAAGAGCTACTGTCGCTGTCGCTACTGCTATCACGGCTACTACTACTGCTGCTAGAGTAACGTCTCTCATCTTTTTTACTTCGACTTTTCctccttttactttttttgagtttattatatttagttttccTTTCATGCTTTCTGCTTTTCTTTACATCCTTGGAATGGTCTTCATCTGAGGAGCTACTCAATACAAGTTCCCAACTGCCAGATCGACTCCTTGATCtcattctttttattatttctcgtCTTTCATCGAGTTCTCGCAACTTCTTTCTACAATTCTCTTGAGTACGGTCATTTTTACGCTTGTTGTGGGACAACACTGAATTGAGTGTACGTCCGAGGAATCGCTTATTCGGTTTTGCTATTGGATTTATCTTGCGCTCTTGTATTGCAGGCTCTTTAACCTCACCCATTTCACGCACAATTTCAGCTATCGCTAACCTGTATATATCAATAACTGTAAatccattttttattatattgttcaTGTAGTTACCTAGTAAGCTCCGCATCATCCATGACAAAttgtttatttctaaaatttctgcactaaataaaaccaaattaaattttctacaaaGAAATTCGAgggaataataacaaaaacagctgAAAATGTGAATGTAACCAGACTTTTCAAATTGATCGATATGACAAATATACACGAgctttcaaatatcaaataaagcCTTTATATATTAATGATGTGTAACAATTGCCACATTTTACTtatactttgttgttattgtaatattctatttatttaatgcattttaattgaaaatatcttaattttttaataacttctCCAATTGGTTACATATTTTCGTGGTGTAAACgtcgaatataaaatataactccCCAATTCAAATGGCATGGGCGACATCTGCAGcttaaatgtaatcaaattagGTTCCACTTTAGTATTAATTTAACACAACTGGCTAttctaaaatgaaataatataatttttactattaGGTTGATTTAATTcgaattaaatataattgtatcACTCATTTCAGAGTTTTTCTATATGCATTTAGTTGTATTACTgaaattttgtgaatatttttaagCTGGCATCACTGGTGGTTTTCAATCCGCTTTGTGGACTGTAGAACTATGGAAAAAATCATTCGAAGCGTGGTTGAAAATTTGTCGACTCGTACTCGTTCTTGCGGATTTTTTCTCGGCGATTAATATAGTGCAATTGTGCTAAAATTCGTTATGTTCATAATAAATGTGAAGTGAAATAATGGctatatattgttttataaagaaaaagtgTGTAAAATAAGTGCGAAGTGAGAAAGCCGAAAAATTCTCGTACGCCTTCGAGATATCTGATTGTGAGTGGCAATCGCTGTGGAGAAGAACGAGAAGAGGAAAAAAGTTGGAAAAGGGCGCTCCGCTGGCAATTTacagtaataaaaaaacaacttcaCCTCGATACAGATAAACTCAACACTCCCGCTCACTTCACGTCCCACTCGTCGTTCCATTAACGAcgaacatatatacacacacagccATTTTGCTAGCAATACGTTCATTATAGGCGGTGCGTATTTACGGGCGCGAATTCAGTCGCAacgagtgaaatattttttttcctacaTTTGAACTAAGTAAAGTTTTAAACCAATAAACAATTTGTGTGCAATTAAAAAGACAAAGTTTACGAGTAATATTAACTCTTCGATATTTACAATTGTATTGCggaaaaaaatctacaaaagaaaaatgtgaGTGTcgtataaaacaacaaaattgactTCAAATTTGTCCATAATATCAAACGTCGTttaaaatttgtacaaatatgtatataagcgtTAAAAGAAGAGTGTAAATCGCAAAACGATGTGATTATTTGGATTATTGTATGGGTGAATTAATAGACAAGTGAATTTTGCTGCTTATTTGCCATATAAAGTCTTATTTCAAGTCCTCGATCTGACGACGCACGACGTCGGTCGTTGCTGTCCGGTGCTGTGGATGCTAGGTGTCGCCATGTTGCGTTTAATTGTCATTGCGTTTTATCAATTTTCTTTTCTGTCATATTCgtagatttttcttttcatttgtacGTAAAGTGTGGGGAAAGAAAATGTGCTAAAAGTGGGTGAACAgataatttattaaatcataGGAGAAGTTTTCTTAcgtatttatattttcgaagTAATTGTTGTTTGCAGTTTGAAATACACACGTTAACTGTATTAGCGGTAATAGGCATTTCTGTAATTCTGCTAATAATATAAGGTGTCCAATTACAAGGACGAAATTTTTTACGTTGTACATTGTATTATAAACAGCATGGAAATAGACAAGTGAGATTTCAACCCCTACAAATTAAGTGTGTGTATCAGCGttgatgaaattaatttaaataatttagtaaatgtctttttttaaaagaagtaattACATTATAGTGGAAAGTAGCGGACAGTAAGCCatcttacatatatgtattaatttcgAAGCTAAATATGCGAACGCAGCCCGTTAAAccgcaacaaaaattatttgaggTTATGGTCAATTTACGGCCACCACTTGTTTGCCATCGCTTATTTGTCTTGCGATTAGTGTATGTCAGGTATAATGTTAATCAAATACTGATATCTTTCATTAGCAACATTTCGTTACAATTATTAGTATAATATTTTCCGAATTCCACGTaagtttgaaaaacatttaCTATTTGTTATCTGCGTTGTTGTAGATATGTTTGCccgaaaataaattgttggttTTCTCGTAGTTACATATACCAAACGATCGCATATCCACCTGCTATCATCAACCTTGCAGTCTTTTAAAGTCTCGTGAGTTGATCGtggcgaaatatttttattttttatatttatctttatACCGCCTTATTCGTAATTTAGAAGGTGTTAATTGATTAACCATTACATATGCGCTTTCTGTCGAAATGTAATATTACTTATGATATGGGTCCAAAACACCAATAGAAACTGAAAGTAATACAGCTTCTCAGTTTATTACTTACAAACCGAAGATATTCATATGTGCTTATACGgattatatttataatcttaTCTAACCGTTTACTGTTTACTACATTATTCTATTTTACAGCTAGCATCTTATAAAACGGCTTAGGCACGTTGCTTTCAACTCTCTGCCGGTACAAATGCTGGCATTTTCGGTATAATTACCACACTGCCAACGAGTTCGCAAGAAAATTTCTTGATTCGTTTGTCTTACGTCGATGGTGCAATTTGATCTATATAGAAAAGACAATAGTTAATTAATTACCGCGCAACGCTTCGTAACGGACGACGCGAAAAAAATCCAAACGGATTGCGCATACAATTCCCGTTCCGTGAGAAGAAGACTGCTTTGAATGGATCCTTTTGTCGGCTGGTTTCAAGAGGAACAGGAGGGTCCAGCATTACGCACATGGTGTAAAATTTGGGAGACCAATGCGCATGATATGAGCCAATTGTTGGAACAACAGAGCCAACAATTACAGCAACTGCAAAGCGTTGGCAACGGCAAATTGAACGGCACGTTAAGTGCACGCGATCGTGATTCATTACAATTGCTGCTACAGCAAGTTGGCAACGGCGGCCTGCGCAAttccatatataataataataataacaacaacaacggtagTAGTGGCACAAATAGTGGCAATACATCCAGCAACAACTCAATTGACTCGACGAGTAACAACGACTGCATCACACCGGCCACTACACCAGTCATAGGAGGGGGGGATAATAACAGCACGAAAATGCCGTCACACGATCGTCCAAGCTATTATAATCCATCGCGCAGGAAAATTGGGCGTATAGTTGACAATAAGGCGAGCACATTTAACGTCAACAAATATATGGGTAAATTGGTAATCAAGTACAAAGGCTGCCCTTGGCGTGTGCCGGGTTTCGAGTATGGCCGAGGAGTTGTCGGTTTACATCAGGAAATcgaacagttttacaattacgTATTACCTACGCCCACCGAACATGCCATACGCAACGAAGTCGTACAGCGCATCGAAGCGGTGGTGCACTCAATATGGCCAAAAGCGATTGTCGAGATATTCGGTTCCTTCCGAACGGGACTTTTTCTACCCACATCGGATATTGATTTGGTTGTTTTAGGTGAGTGTAGCCTAACATTAAgcagaaaaaaaacacaatatttcatttacaaagtaaatatgttgtttattcaattgttttactgttaaaaatttatttataaattaatattaaaaatgagctcaaatataaataaaaatttgtaaatacaacACATGTAAATTTCTACCCACAAATAGGCTTATGGGAAAAGGCGCCATTGCGCACACTCGAAACAGAACTGATTGCCCGCGGCATTGCTGAGCCACATTCGGTGCGTGTACTCGACAAAGCCTCGGTACCCATCATCAAGCTCACAGACCGCGAAACACAAGTGAAAGtcgatatttcatttaatatgcaGTCCGGTGTGCAATCGGCcgaattaattaagaaatacaaACAGGAATTTCCACTGTTAGCGAAACTGGTGCTTGTACTGAAGCAATTTCTGCTTCAACGTGATCTCAATGAAGTTTTTACCGGTGGCATTTCCTCATATTCGCTGATATTGATGTGTATTAGCTTCCTACAATTACACCCGCTACAAATCGATCACGACAAAGCCAACTTGGGCGTGCTGTTGCTGGAGTTCTTCGAACTTTACGGACGTAAGTTCAATTACATGAAGATCGGTATATCGATCAAAAATGGCGGCCGCTACATACCCAAGGAGGATTTGCAACGTGAAATGATCGATGGCCATCGTCCATCGTTGTTGTGCATTGAGGATCCACTGACGCCAGGCAACGATATCGGTCGCAGTTCATATGGTGCATTGCAGGTGAAACAGGCATTCGAGTATGCGTATATGCTGTTGGCCAACGCTGTGAGTCCACTCAACGAATTCGGTAGTAATTGCTCAGAACGCACCATACTAGGTAACTTCCATTGTACTAACGGCAACTACGTGTGGTCGCTATTTActtgtttcaataaatttttcatttctctcATGCAGGGCGTATAATACGTGTTACCGATGATGTAATCGATTATCGTGAGTGGATACGTGAACACTTTGAGCATCTTGTGATCCCTCATACGCCCAACAGTGGCAGTGCCGTTAAGTTCATTCCGTCGATGCTACCACCTGGCGTACTGACACCACCACTGCAGCATCAGCACATGCATCCACTggcgcagcaacaacagcaattgtacCATCAACATCAGGCCGTGATGGCGCAACGGTTACGACGGAGTAGCGTCTCCTCTGGTGACGATTCGGAGGATAGCAAAGAATGTGATGTAGACTCAACGTCATCTCCACCGGTAAGCAATCCACTTATTATAGCGCCGGCAACGTCTGCGGCGCCAACCGCCATGACCTCTTCCGCGAATATTCATACAATGTCTCGTATGGATACATGATGAATAGTTGCTGGTCtggtgcagcagcagcagttacaacaacaacagcagcagcaagaaaaccaagagcaacagcagcagtatCAACAAGCGTCATTGGTTAGCAATAGCAAACACACTGTCGCCAGTGTAACCACAAACATCGCTGTCAACTCTCAAATCAACACCAGTACCAACGTTCAAGACAGTGGCAGTGTTGGTGGTGCTGGTGGTGTAAATGTGAGCGGCCATATCGCTGCTGTTGCTAATAGTCCACATAGTATTGGTGGTAATGGTGGTGGCGCTAGTAGTCAAATAAGTGTtcgtcaaaaattatttataaagccACCGCCAACAACGCTGCTGCCACTGCCGCTGCACCAGATCAATCAGCAACAACTTAGTCCacaacaacatcatcaacaACCACAATATGCACAGATTACGCAGCAAATacaacatcagcagcagcaactacAAGCGAGTATACATATGCAGCAgctgtcacaacaacaacaacaacaacaagcgtcaGCCTCCTCCCAAATGCAGCCACAGCCGCAGCTAACGCAACTGCCGacccagcaacagcaacagtacgcaatgcaacagcagcagcaggcacaacaacaacaacaacaacaaatgcacacaCAATGTCCGCCtccgcaaaaacaacaatcgcCGCCGCGACAACATAAGCAACCCTCACCGCCGCAGCAACAGAAGCAATTATCCCCGCCccgacaacaaacacaacaacaacagcaacagcagttgcacgcacagcagcagcagcagcagcaacagcaagcgCAGCAAAGATTTTCCGGCCCTTCAAATCGCCGTCAATTCTATGTGCCACCGCCAATGCAGCAGCAatatcaacagcaacagcaacaacaaatatccaAATCGTCTTCTACCGAGTCGTATACGAATGCGACAAGTACGAGTGCAACTTCCAGCTATGTgggcaacagcaataataatgccagcaatagcaataacaacagcaacaataataatcgtACCCGTTACACACAGCGGCCgtcgcaacagcaacaacaacagcaagtacgTCAACAACGTGTGCAACAACCAGCGATGCGTCAACAACGTTATAACGTGCGAACAGCATCACCCgcgtcaacagcaacaacaacaacccgcCCATCAACAAATCCAATGCAACGTGCGACACTCACCTCTGCCTCGTCGACAATATCGATAATTTCCATATCGTCGGAGTCGTCAGTGGGTTCGACATCGTCATCGGCGAATAGTTCGGGGTCGGCGTCAGCGTCTGCGTCCGCGTCAATAAATACAAGAATAGGTGAGTCttaaaagcaaaatcaaaagtGATCAGAAGACTGCGTTGGAGTTTGGTAGTTAATGCAGTTCGTTTAGCAATTTTGGAAGCGAAAatattgtgttgttgtagtgtCTAAAGTTACAgttgttttgttaatttaatgtGATGTTGTACAAATGACCTTGACTTGTCCTCTGCCGTCTTTTGTTTGTTGGTCTTTGAAATCTGAATCTGAATATTGCCAACTAGCTTAAAGTAATTGTCGTAGAATACTGTGATTTGTAAAAAAAGTAGTAATTTCTTTTGTCCGCCGACCTCTTataattttgcatttcaataattACTCGTTTTGTCGCGTCCTTTGAACTTAACCTCACATATTACTCGTTTGTTTTGTCCGCAATTGTTTTCTGTGCGCAACTTAacctaaaaatttgaaatattttcttctatttgCTCTCTAATCATGCTAATCGTGTCGTGATAAAAGGCCAACAACGCAACCGCGATGGTAACGATAGAAGGACGAAGAAGCACCAATCTGGTAGCAGTAGATCTAGTACCAGCAAATAGACGTATCAACAGCAAGCAGACTGTATCGAGTATGTGCAAATTACCGTTGGGAGTTGCAAAAGCCATTAAGAGCAACAACCAACGAATCTCCCAAACGACTGCCTACGATCATGAAGTGACATGGGAAGCATTTCGAAAGCACAACGAAGAGTTTGCGCGCGCGCTCAGTTCAGAaaacacaccaacaacacacttacatatatacaaattcacaaacacacactcgtaCTATAAACGCATATGCACCATATGCTGTAGCACACACTATTAGGCAACTAGGaaattagtatgtatgtatgaaattagGTACTTTTATGTAGTCCTACAATGGCGACATTTGGCCAATAGTTTGTAGACAtgcaatatattaataatactgtAGCGGCGCTTAGTTAAAGGTACAGTTGTGACGGGCGGGCGAGAGCGGAGAGgttgtttaattaataaacgATTTGTGCTTGCATTATTCTATATAACTATAATTACTGGGCTGATATTAGTAGAAATAGTTGATAACCTGTGCCTATTTTAACGTAATAATTTAACGAGTAagcaaaaaatgctaaaaatcaTTATTCAATTCAACAATAACCTTAACTAATGTTTGTTGTGCGCGACATAGCatttgcacatacacacacacacacacagacacacatatagTTACGACCGTTGATGTATGACGCTACTGATGATTGATATATGATGACATAATGTTATGTAATATGTACTAGGGTTGTAGTGTT
This genomic interval carries:
- the LOC105213772 gene encoding non-canonical poly(A) RNA polymerase protein Trf4-1, which encodes MDPFVGWFQEEQEGPALRTWCKIWETNAHDMSQLLEQQSQQLQQLQSVGNGKLNGTLSARDRDSLQLLLQQVGNGGLRNSIYNNNNNNNNGSSGTNSGNTSSNNSIDSTSNNDCITPATTPVIGGGDNNSTKMPSHDRPSYYNPSRRKIGRIVDNKASTFNVNKYMGKLVIKYKGCPWRVPGFEYGRGVVGLHQEIEQFYNYVLPTPTEHAIRNEVVQRIEAVVHSIWPKAIVEIFGSFRTGLFLPTSDIDLVVLGLWEKAPLRTLETELIARGIAEPHSVRVLDKASVPIIKLTDRETQVKVDISFNMQSGVQSAELIKKYKQEFPLLAKLVLVLKQFLLQRDLNEVFTGGISSYSLILMCISFLQLHPLQIDHDKANLGVLLLEFFELYGRKFNYMKIGISIKNGGRYIPKEDLQREMIDGHRPSLLCIEDPLTPGNDIGRSSYGALQVKQAFEYAYMLLANAVSPLNEFGSNCSERTILGRIIRVTDDVIDYREWIREHFEHLVIPHTPNSGSAVKFIPSMLPPGVLTPPLQHQHMHPLAQQQQQLYHQHQAVMAQRLRRSSVSSGDDSEDSKECDVDSTSSPPITQQIQHQQQQLQASIHMQQLSQQQQQQQASASSQMQPQPQLTQLPTQQQQQYAMQQQQQAQQQQQQQMHTQCPPPQKQQSPPRQHKQPSPPQQQKQLSPPRQQTQQQQQQQLHAQQQQQQQQQAQQRFSGPSNRRQFYVPPPMQQQYQQQQQQQISKSSSTESYTNATSTSATSSYVGNSNNNASNSNNNSNNNNRTRYTQRPSQQQQQQQVRQQRVQQPAMRQQRYNVRTASPASTATTTTRPSTNPMQRATLTSASSTISIISISSESSVGSTSSSANSSGSASASASASINTRIGQQRNRDGNDRRTKKHQSGSSRSSTSK
- the LOC105213774 gene encoding serine-rich adhesin for platelets; this translates as MDDAELTRLAIAEIVREMGEVKEPAIQERKINPIAKPNKRFLGRTLNSVLSHNKRKNDRTQENCRKKLRELDERREIIKRMRSRSRSGSWELVLSSSSDEDHSKDVKKSRKHERKTKYNKLKKSKRRKSRSKKDERRYSSSSSSSRDSSSDSDSSSSTSRSSYRRKKSKLRKSSKPKTRKIAQPDDNAMEVGTGEIYYEPDINAAIEFDAALMANNYRQHQLQQILYYNTLMAGHETSEIEALKEELRISDAEVSETQKEKASISSAASSLNLNESDSDGSEVLQISLSSATSSGSEAKSNASIRKKKVKRKLPKADLPNDSSDGSSSDAVILELDSDSSHGDKILEIIAVTEKQTENDECICITSESETTTDDDSESESSTSEKDIESTNNTNEPNSLCHAVAETVTLLSSSDSEVEIITLNGADASVQNLPDRVLTDSTSACEKQSDLVLCVPAPNANAILGECLTLNSTDESAQKLPDVVKTAGQPTDITFSCEKQSDLGLCVSETNAISISEESLTLNVADESAQKLPDTDMTSDLVICAETNAILMPNESLTTVADDSVVRVPEKNTNLSVEVNSLITPTECSLPSIKVDATEMPICEVQAQQALINETQPLEVSETISNGICESNSSDVQTAGTNSKTIANTDRENIKSEVEMSSNVVNVPIKESAVGNPHILPPSSLTDLSVSSSLEAISVPPIV
- the LOC105213775 gene encoding dysbindin protein homolog, whose product is MFGSLRKKLNSVIQEGYIITENLQQQYRQSQTSSASSSATTPTLDESIHSNRSSSSFAGQLPGSDLILPGDVNMAAGCNLLAKYEDAWKQLHDANENNATKATQVAKQIERIGQATNVLHTDMTDLATCLSGIPALVEKLHESLETLQNVNKLSATVETELERLEDLCEECDLQEFMLNKQCELSQFKQIKMAELESYRQRVAAKHQEKIRQHEQNLRRIQRERQAVFDDAFRGDLAEFKSKGVLTKIQKEEQTLPVALEEVVLDDSTNKDALEDFLNG